A stretch of the Thermus thermophilus genome encodes the following:
- a CDS encoding PhzF family phenazine biosynthesis protein — protein sequence MKRIPYALVDVFAPTPGAGNRVAVVLDARGMSPEEMRAVAQNLGAAEAAFLLERTGTALSVRFFAPGGEVEFSGHAAVAVGLTAARTGLVPEGTTRLYLHTPTEVLPVELVVEAGEPRKAWVRGPAPRFRDLPPYRALREVLEALGSDERYLHRGLPYGVAFTGLWSLFVPLIAPGVVDALEPEMERLKALCFRLDVATVHAYAPMGPRSFYARDFAPLLGIPEDPVTGSANAALGALLARAGVVPRREGKVLLTVYQGHHLGNPGVVEVQVEYSPTGEPYSVQIGGEAVIVQTGEV from the coding sequence ATGAAGCGGATCCCCTACGCCCTGGTGGACGTCTTTGCCCCCACTCCCGGGGCGGGCAACCGGGTGGCCGTGGTCCTGGACGCCCGGGGGATGTCCCCGGAGGAGATGCGGGCGGTGGCCCAAAACCTGGGGGCGGCCGAGGCCGCCTTCCTCCTGGAGCGCACCGGCACAGCCCTCTCCGTCCGCTTCTTCGCCCCGGGGGGGGAGGTGGAGTTCTCCGGGCACGCCGCCGTGGCCGTGGGCCTCACCGCGGCCCGCACCGGCCTGGTGCCGGAAGGGACGACGCGCCTATACCTCCACACGCCCACGGAGGTGCTGCCCGTGGAGCTCGTGGTGGAGGCGGGGGAGCCCCGCAAGGCCTGGGTCCGGGGCCCCGCCCCCAGGTTCCGGGACCTTCCCCCCTACCGGGCCCTGAGGGAGGTCCTCGAGGCCTTAGGCTCCGACGAGCGCTACCTCCACCGGGGCCTCCCCTACGGGGTGGCCTTCACCGGGCTTTGGAGCCTCTTCGTGCCCCTCATCGCCCCGGGGGTGGTGGACGCCCTGGAGCCGGAAATGGAACGGCTCAAGGCGCTCTGCTTCCGGCTGGACGTGGCCACGGTCCACGCCTACGCCCCCATGGGCCCGAGGAGCTTCTACGCCCGGGACTTCGCCCCCCTCCTCGGCATCCCCGAGGACCCGGTCACGGGCTCCGCCAACGCCGCCCTGGGGGCCCTCCTCGCCCGGGCCGGGGTGGTGCCGAGGCGGGAGGGAAAGGTCCTCCTCACCGTCTACCAGGGGCACCACCTGGGCAACCCCGGGGTGGTGGAGGTCCAGGTGGAGTACAGCCCCACGGGCGAGCCCTACAGCGTCCAGATCGGGGGCGAGGCGGTGATCGTCCAGACGGGGGAGGTTTGA
- a CDS encoding HAD family hydrolase — MVRLVFVDVDGTLVGREGVPPCVWPEVEALKALGVRFALVTGRPGRGEALLLARRLAPTGLHVYESGAVVLALEEDPHEPPARPFHVEALPEEAAREAVRLARRLALPLEGYTADGGFFVEGDSPLLEAHQRLLGVEAEGADLLRLPSPLVRLQVLAGPEAPLGALLEGLPQGLQAHVAESPKMPGVRFVSLTKKGVSKLSAARLVAEAYGLSLSECAMVGDGENDLELLRAVGVGLAMGNAPPSVKRAAQRVVAPVEACGLAEALRLLRGEERPSR; from the coding sequence ATGGTCCGCCTGGTCTTCGTAGACGTGGACGGCACCCTGGTGGGCCGGGAGGGGGTGCCCCCTTGCGTCTGGCCCGAGGTGGAGGCCCTGAAGGCCCTGGGGGTCCGCTTCGCCCTGGTCACGGGCCGGCCCGGCCGGGGGGAGGCCCTCCTCCTCGCCCGGAGGCTCGCCCCCACGGGCCTCCACGTTTACGAGTCGGGGGCCGTGGTCCTGGCCCTGGAAGAGGACCCCCACGAGCCCCCTGCAAGGCCCTTCCACGTGGAGGCCCTGCCGGAGGAGGCGGCCCGGGAGGCCGTCCGACTCGCCCGCAGGCTCGCCCTTCCCCTCGAGGGCTACACGGCGGACGGGGGCTTCTTCGTGGAAGGGGATAGCCCCCTCCTCGAGGCCCACCAGCGCCTCCTCGGGGTGGAGGCGGAAGGGGCCGACCTCCTCCGCCTGCCCTCCCCCCTGGTGCGCCTCCAGGTGCTGGCGGGGCCCGAAGCCCCCCTGGGGGCGCTTCTGGAAGGCCTTCCCCAAGGGCTTCAGGCCCACGTGGCGGAAAGCCCCAAGATGCCGGGGGTCCGCTTCGTCTCCCTCACCAAGAAGGGCGTGAGCAAGCTCAGCGCCGCCCGGCTTGTGGCCGAGGCCTACGGCCTCTCCCTGTCGGAGTGCGCCATGGTGGGAGACGGGGAGAACGACCTGGAGCTCCTCCGGGCCGTGGGGGTGGGCCTCGCCATGGGGAACGCCCCCCCCTCGGTGAAGCGGGCAGCCCAAAGGGTGGTCGCCCCCGTGGAGGCCTGCGGCCTGGCCGAGGCCCTCCGCCTCCTCAGGGGGGAGGAAAGGCCCTCACGGTAA
- the asnS gene encoding asparagine--tRNA ligase, with amino-acid sequence MRVFIDEIARHVDEEVELRGWLYQRRSKGKIHFLILRDGTGFLQATVVQGEVPEEVFREADHLPQETALRVWGRVREDRRAPGGFELAVRDLQVVSRPQGEYPIGPKEHGIDFLMDHRHLWLRHRRPFAVMRIRDELERAIHEFFGERGFLRFDAPILTPSAVEGTTELFEVELFDGEKAYLSQSGQLYAEAGALAFAKVYTFGPTFRAERSKTRRHLLEFWMVEPEVAFMTHEENMALQEELVRFLVARVLERRAKELEMLGRDPKALEPAAEGHYPRLTYKEAVALVNQIAQEDPEVPPLPYGEDFGAPHEAALSRRFDRPVFVERYPARIKAFYMEPDPSDPELVLNDDLLAPEGYGEIIGGSQRIHDLELLRRKIREFGLPEEVYEWYLDLRRFGSVPHSGFGLGLERTVAWICGLSHVREAIPFPRMYTRMRP; translated from the coding sequence ATGCGGGTCTTCATTGACGAGATCGCCCGCCACGTGGACGAGGAGGTGGAGCTCAGGGGCTGGCTCTACCAGAGGCGCTCCAAGGGCAAGATCCACTTCCTCATCCTCCGGGACGGCACCGGCTTCCTCCAGGCCACGGTGGTCCAGGGGGAGGTGCCGGAAGAGGTCTTCCGGGAAGCGGACCACCTCCCCCAGGAGACCGCCCTAAGGGTGTGGGGCCGGGTGCGGGAGGACAGGAGGGCCCCGGGGGGGTTTGAGCTCGCCGTGCGGGACCTTCAGGTGGTGAGCCGGCCCCAGGGGGAGTACCCCATCGGCCCCAAGGAGCACGGCATAGACTTCCTCATGGACCACCGCCACCTCTGGCTCCGCCACCGCCGCCCCTTCGCCGTGATGCGCATCCGGGACGAGCTGGAAAGGGCCATCCACGAGTTCTTCGGAGAGCGGGGCTTCCTCCGCTTTGACGCCCCCATCCTCACCCCAAGCGCCGTGGAGGGGACCACGGAGCTCTTTGAGGTGGAGCTCTTTGACGGGGAGAAGGCCTACCTCTCCCAGTCGGGGCAGCTTTACGCCGAGGCCGGGGCCCTGGCCTTCGCCAAGGTCTACACCTTCGGCCCCACCTTCCGGGCGGAGCGCTCCAAAACGCGGCGCCACCTCCTGGAGTTCTGGATGGTGGAGCCCGAGGTGGCCTTCATGACCCACGAGGAGAACATGGCCCTCCAGGAGGAGCTCGTGCGCTTCCTCGTGGCCAGGGTGCTGGAAAGGCGCGCCAAGGAGCTTGAGATGCTCGGGCGGGACCCCAAGGCCCTGGAGCCCGCCGCGGAGGGCCACTACCCCAGGCTCACCTACAAGGAGGCCGTGGCCCTGGTAAACCAGATCGCCCAAGAGGACCCCGAGGTCCCTCCCCTCCCCTACGGGGAGGACTTCGGGGCCCCCCACGAGGCCGCCCTAAGCCGCCGGTTTGACCGCCCCGTCTTCGTGGAGCGCTACCCCGCCCGCATCAAGGCCTTCTACATGGAGCCGGACCCCTCAGACCCCGAGCTTGTCCTCAACGACGACCTCCTCGCCCCCGAGGGCTACGGGGAGATCATCGGGGGAAGCCAGAGGATCCACGACCTGGAGCTCCTAAGGCGCAAAATCCGGGAGTTCGGCCTCCCGGAGGAGGTCTACGAGTGGTACCTGGACCTCCGCCGCTTCGGGAGCGTCCCCCACTCGGGGTTCGGCCTGGGCCTGGAGCGCACCGTGGCCTGGATCTGCGGGCTTTCCCACGTGCGGGAGGCCATCCCCTTCCCGAGGATGTACACCAGGATGCGCCCCTAA
- the pdxT gene encoding pyridoxal 5'-phosphate synthase glutaminase subunit PdxT: protein MRGVVGVLALQGDFREHKEALRRLGVEAKEVRKPEHLEGLKALIVPGGESTTIGKLAREYGLEEAVRQRVAEGSLAVFGTCAGAIWLAREILGYPEQPRLGVLDAAVERNAFGRQVESFEEDLEVEGLGPFHGVFIRAPVFRRLGEGVEVLARLGDLPVLVRQGKILASSFHPELTEDPRLHRYFLELAGV from the coding sequence ATGAGGGGCGTGGTTGGCGTTTTGGCCCTACAAGGCGATTTCCGCGAGCACAAGGAGGCCCTCAGGCGGCTTGGGGTGGAGGCCAAGGAGGTGCGCAAGCCCGAGCACTTAGAGGGCCTAAAAGCCCTCATCGTGCCTGGGGGCGAGTCCACCACCATCGGCAAGCTGGCCCGGGAGTATGGCCTCGAGGAGGCCGTGCGGCAACGGGTGGCGGAGGGGAGCCTGGCGGTTTTTGGCACCTGCGCCGGGGCCATCTGGCTCGCCCGGGAGATCCTAGGCTACCCCGAGCAACCCCGCCTCGGGGTCTTGGACGCCGCCGTGGAGCGGAACGCCTTCGGGCGGCAGGTGGAAAGCTTTGAGGAGGACCTGGAGGTGGAGGGCCTCGGCCCCTTCCACGGCGTCTTCATCCGCGCCCCCGTCTTCCGCAGGCTGGGGGAAGGGGTGGAGGTCCTGGCCAGGCTTGGGGACCTCCCCGTCCTGGTGCGCCAGGGGAAGATCCTCGCCAGCAGCTTCCACCCCGAGCTCACGGAGGACCCCCGCCTCCACCGCTACTTCCTGGAGCTCGCCGGGGTTTGA
- a CDS encoding heavy metal translocating P-type ATPase produces the protein MEAPKVRVFRVEGMDCADCARKVEDALNRVPGVVKAEVSFQSGKAYLQLEVPQAEEEAARALSALGYRLRPEGKEKGGLPGPWRWALASGGLLLGAFGFSQLLPQLGALAYTLAALVGVFPLFRRALRSFRQNPFSIQTLVSVATLGALAIGAQAEAAVVVFLFLVGEVLEAYAVAQARGALFALGELLPRRVYRLGAMGVEEVPLEALRVGDRVRVPPGERVPADGRVLQGEALVEESAFTGEPLPQAKGPGDRVLGGSLVAEGSLVLQVERHPKAGFLAEMERMAEEALLKKSQAERVVDAFSRRYTPAVLLLAGFVALVLPLFQGDFLGHLYKALALLLIACPCALVVSVPAAIAAGVARGARAGVLFKSGAALEALGRVRNLALDKTGTLTLGRPRLVRVVPLGIGEEEALALAKAVAEGSSHPLARAVREAAPEVGAPLAEGHRTEPGLGAFAWVEGREVGLVRPEAVPLPKEVAEVVRELAQEGHSLSLLVEGTRALAVFAFQDTPKEEAQAALRALRALGLRLHLLTGDREEAALALGKALGLKPEEIRAGLSPLDKLRAVEALAQEGGVAMVGDGVNDAPALARATVGLAVVEGTEAALRAADVGLLGLAALPRAFRLSRMTLAVVRQNIALAVGLKGVFLLSTLLGLTGLWPAVLADNGALFLVTLNSLRLLWARV, from the coding sequence ATGGAGGCTCCTAAGGTGCGCGTTTTCCGGGTGGAGGGCATGGACTGCGCCGATTGCGCCCGGAAGGTGGAAGATGCCCTGAACCGGGTCCCTGGGGTGGTCAAGGCGGAGGTGAGCTTCCAAAGCGGCAAGGCCTACCTCCAACTGGAGGTCCCCCAGGCGGAGGAGGAGGCCGCCCGGGCCCTTTCTGCTCTGGGGTACCGCCTCCGTCCGGAAGGGAAGGAGAAAGGGGGGTTACCTGGGCCCTGGCGCTGGGCTTTGGCCTCCGGTGGGCTTCTCCTGGGGGCCTTTGGGTTCTCCCAGCTCCTGCCCCAGCTGGGGGCCTTGGCCTACACCCTGGCGGCCTTGGTGGGGGTCTTCCCGCTCTTCCGGCGGGCCCTCCGCTCTTTCCGGCAGAACCCTTTTAGCATCCAGACCCTGGTGAGCGTGGCCACCCTGGGGGCTTTGGCCATCGGCGCCCAGGCGGAGGCGGCGGTGGTGGTCTTCTTGTTCCTGGTGGGGGAGGTGTTGGAGGCCTACGCTGTGGCCCAGGCCCGGGGGGCGCTTTTCGCCCTGGGGGAGCTTTTGCCCCGGCGGGTCTACCGCCTGGGGGCGATGGGGGTGGAGGAGGTGCCCCTCGAGGCCCTTCGGGTGGGGGACCGGGTGCGGGTACCCCCCGGGGAGCGGGTACCCGCCGACGGCCGGGTGCTCCAGGGGGAGGCCTTGGTGGAGGAAAGCGCCTTCACCGGGGAGCCTCTGCCCCAGGCCAAGGGCCCGGGGGACCGGGTCCTGGGGGGCAGCCTGGTGGCCGAGGGCAGCCTGGTGCTCCAGGTGGAGCGCCACCCCAAGGCAGGCTTCCTGGCGGAGATGGAGCGCATGGCGGAGGAGGCCTTGCTTAAAAAAAGCCAGGCGGAGCGGGTGGTGGACGCCTTCAGCCGCCGCTACACCCCCGCCGTCCTCCTCTTGGCGGGCTTTGTGGCCTTGGTGCTTCCCCTTTTTCAGGGGGATTTCCTGGGCCACCTCTACAAGGCCTTGGCCCTCCTCCTCATCGCCTGCCCCTGCGCCCTGGTGGTGTCGGTGCCCGCGGCCATCGCCGCCGGGGTGGCCCGGGGTGCCCGGGCAGGGGTGCTCTTCAAAAGCGGAGCGGCGCTGGAGGCCCTCGGGCGGGTGCGGAACCTGGCCCTGGACAAGACGGGTACCCTAACCCTCGGCCGGCCCCGGCTGGTGCGGGTGGTGCCCCTTGGGATAGGTGAGGAGGAGGCCTTGGCCCTGGCCAAGGCGGTGGCCGAGGGGTCGAGCCATCCCCTGGCCCGGGCGGTGCGGGAGGCCGCGCCGGAGGTGGGGGCACCCTTGGCCGAAGGACACCGGACGGAGCCCGGCTTGGGTGCCTTCGCCTGGGTGGAGGGGAGGGAGGTGGGGCTCGTGCGCCCCGAGGCGGTGCCCCTCCCCAAGGAGGTGGCGGAGGTGGTGCGGGAGCTGGCCCAAGAAGGCCATAGCCTTTCCCTCCTGGTGGAAGGGACGAGGGCCTTGGCCGTTTTTGCCTTCCAAGACACGCCTAAGGAAGAGGCCCAGGCGGCCTTACGGGCGCTGCGCGCCCTGGGCCTAAGGCTTCACCTCCTCACGGGGGATCGGGAGGAGGCGGCTTTGGCCCTGGGCAAGGCCCTAGGGCTAAAGCCTGAAGAGATTAGGGCAGGGCTTTCCCCCTTGGACAAGCTTCGGGCGGTGGAGGCGTTGGCCCAGGAAGGCGGGGTGGCCATGGTGGGGGATGGGGTGAACGACGCCCCCGCCCTGGCCCGGGCCACCGTGGGCCTGGCGGTGGTGGAGGGGACGGAGGCGGCCTTGCGGGCGGCGGATGTGGGCCTGTTGGGACTGGCCGCCCTGCCTCGAGCCTTCCGCTTAAGCCGCATGACCCTGGCCGTGGTGCGGCAAAACATCGCCCTGGCGGTGGGCCTTAAGGGGGTTTTCCTCCTGAGCACCCTCCTGGGGCTTACGGGGCTTTGGCCCGCCGTCTTGGCCGACAACGGGGCCCTGTTCCTGGTGACCCTGAATAGCCTCAGGCTCCTCTGGGCACGGGTGTAG
- a CDS encoding ArsR/SmtB family transcription factor, producing MPSGAGRAVCGVYEVHPERVEKARAALPEERVVKEAALLLKALSDPTRMRLLLALKAVGELCVCDLALLAGVSVSAVSHQLRLLRQARLVDFRREGKQVYYRLADAHVARLLELALEHAEENT from the coding sequence TTGCCAAGCGGGGCTGGTAGGGCGGTCTGCGGGGTCTACGAGGTCCACCCGGAAAGGGTGGAGAAGGCCCGGGCCGCCCTGCCCGAGGAGAGGGTGGTCAAGGAGGCCGCCCTCCTCCTCAAAGCCCTTTCCGACCCCACGAGGATGCGCCTGCTCCTCGCCCTCAAGGCGGTGGGGGAGCTTTGCGTCTGCGACCTCGCCCTCCTCGCCGGGGTTTCGGTCTCGGCGGTGAGCCACCAGCTCAGGCTTCTCCGCCAGGCGCGGCTCGTGGACTTCCGCCGGGAGGGCAAGCAGGTCTACTACCGCCTGGCCGACGCCCATGTGGCCCGCCTGTTGGAGCTGGCCTTGGAGCACGCAGAAGAAAACACTTGA
- the pdxS gene encoding pyridoxal 5'-phosphate synthase lyase subunit PdxS: MEKGTFQIKTGFAEMFKGGVIMDVTTPEQAVIAEEAGAVAVMALERVPADIRAQGGVARMSDPKIIKEIMAAVSIPVMAKVRIGHFVEAMILEAIGVDFIDESEVLTPADEEHHIDKWKFKVPFVCGARNLGEALRRIAEGAAMIRTKGEAGTGNVVEAVRHARTMWKEIRYVQSLREDELMAYAKEIGAPFELVKWVHDHGRLPVVNFAAGGIATPADAALMMHLGMDGVFVGSGIFKSGDPRKRARAIVRAVAHYNDPEVLAEVSEDLGEPMVGINLDQLKEEERLAKRGW, translated from the coding sequence ATGGAAAAGGGCACCTTCCAGATCAAGACGGGCTTTGCGGAGATGTTCAAGGGCGGGGTGATCATGGACGTGACCACCCCGGAGCAGGCGGTGATCGCCGAGGAGGCGGGGGCGGTGGCGGTGATGGCCCTGGAGCGGGTCCCTGCGGACATCCGCGCCCAGGGGGGCGTGGCCCGCATGTCCGACCCCAAGATCATCAAGGAGATCATGGCGGCCGTCTCCATCCCCGTCATGGCCAAGGTGAGGATCGGCCACTTCGTGGAGGCCATGATCCTCGAGGCCATCGGGGTGGACTTCATTGACGAGTCCGAGGTGCTGACCCCCGCCGACGAGGAGCACCACATTGACAAGTGGAAGTTCAAGGTGCCCTTCGTCTGCGGGGCGAGGAACCTGGGGGAGGCCCTGAGGCGCATCGCCGAAGGGGCGGCCATGATCCGCACCAAGGGCGAGGCGGGGACGGGCAACGTGGTGGAGGCGGTGCGCCACGCCCGCACCATGTGGAAGGAGATCCGCTACGTCCAGTCCCTCCGGGAGGACGAGCTCATGGCCTACGCCAAGGAGATCGGGGCGCCCTTTGAGCTCGTCAAGTGGGTGCACGACCACGGCCGCCTCCCCGTGGTGAACTTCGCCGCAGGCGGCATCGCCACCCCCGCCGACGCCGCCCTCATGATGCACCTGGGCATGGACGGCGTCTTTGTGGGAAGCGGCATCTTCAAGTCGGGGGACCCCAGGAAGCGGGCCCGGGCCATCGTGCGGGCCGTGGCCCACTACAACGACCCCGAGGTGCTGGCCGAGGTGAGCGAGGACCTGGGCGAGCCCATGGTGGGCATCAACCTGGACCAGCTCAAGGAGGAGGAAAGGCTTGCCAAGCGGGGCTGGTAG
- a CDS encoding M23 family metallopeptidase, with translation MEVKVLSPIPRPEPKAVEVPPAPRKVWVVYEVKPGDALEAIARRFGVDPRHILWSSGLKDARLYPGQRLLIPIVDQEADAPPRLPPGVEAYRVRPGDTLEAIAKRFGVSLLDLVSANPTLESLDRLVAGSELYIPRKAKGLVVALGEGQTLLDLAERFGLSPVELARANGVKDPLALRPGDRVLIPGVQAKTTYERLLAKQEAERRARLEAERRRQEELRRLAEERRRQEALRQAQAQRRQAQASRPQVRRVSYREGGMRWPLSGFRITTYFGQRGAFQRYHTGIDLAAPYGTPIVAAKAGRVEVAGWSSWGYGFHVVLDHGGGLETLYAHMSRIAVRPGEWVEAGQVIGYVGSTGWSTGPHLHFEVRVNGLVKNPLSYLP, from the coding sequence ATGGAGGTCAAGGTCCTTTCCCCCATCCCCCGGCCGGAGCCTAAGGCGGTGGAGGTCCCCCCGGCCCCCCGCAAGGTCTGGGTGGTCTACGAGGTGAAGCCCGGGGACGCCTTGGAGGCCATCGCCAGGCGCTTCGGGGTGGATCCGCGGCACATCCTCTGGTCCAGCGGGCTGAAGGACGCGAGGCTCTACCCAGGCCAGCGCCTCCTCATCCCCATCGTGGACCAGGAGGCGGACGCTCCCCCCAGGCTTCCCCCTGGGGTGGAGGCCTACCGCGTCCGGCCCGGGGACACCCTGGAGGCCATCGCCAAGCGTTTCGGGGTGAGCCTTCTGGACCTCGTTTCCGCCAACCCGACCCTGGAGAGCCTGGACCGGCTGGTGGCGGGAAGCGAGCTCTACATCCCTCGGAAGGCCAAGGGGCTCGTGGTGGCCTTGGGGGAGGGGCAGACCCTCTTGGACCTGGCGGAGCGCTTCGGCCTTTCCCCCGTGGAGCTCGCCCGGGCGAACGGGGTGAAGGACCCCCTGGCCCTCCGCCCTGGGGACCGGGTCCTCATCCCGGGGGTCCAGGCCAAGACCACCTACGAGCGCCTCCTCGCCAAGCAGGAGGCGGAGCGGAGGGCCCGCCTCGAGGCCGAACGTCGCCGCCAAGAGGAGCTTAGGCGCCTCGCCGAGGAAAGGAGGCGGCAGGAGGCCCTGCGCCAGGCCCAGGCCCAGAGGCGCCAGGCCCAGGCGTCCCGTCCCCAGGTGCGCCGGGTGAGCTACCGGGAAGGGGGGATGCGCTGGCCCCTCTCTGGCTTCCGCATCACCACCTACTTCGGCCAGCGGGGGGCCTTCCAGCGCTACCACACGGGGATAGACCTGGCCGCCCCCTACGGCACCCCCATCGTGGCCGCCAAGGCGGGCCGCGTGGAGGTGGCGGGCTGGAGCTCATGGGGCTACGGCTTCCACGTGGTCCTGGACCACGGGGGGGGGTTGGAGACCCTTTACGCCCACATGTCCCGCATTGCCGTGCGGCCCGGGGAGTGGGTGGAGGCGGGGCAGGTCATCGGCTACGTGGGCTCCACCGGTTGGTCCACGGGGCCCCACCTCCACTTTGAGGTGCGGGTGAACGGCCTCGTCAAGAACCCCTTGAGCTATCTCCCCTAG
- the rimP gene encoding ribosome maturation factor RimP, with amino-acid sequence MGVNPPFLCEGGGEVTVDLWQLVEEAVSPLGLDVLEVHFARGELLVRLERKDERPITVAELEEASRHIEAALDREDPIPGSYRLLVESPGPKRPLFTRRHFERFQGLKAKVPGPGGFTGRILRVEGEEVVFQVGDEERRLRIGTFRANLAEWPEEPR; translated from the coding sequence GTGGGTGTAAACCCACCCTTCCTTTGTGAAGGGGGCGGGGAGGTGACCGTGGACCTTTGGCAGCTGGTGGAAGAGGCGGTTTCGCCCCTGGGGCTGGACGTCCTCGAGGTCCACTTCGCCCGGGGCGAGCTCCTCGTCCGCCTGGAGCGAAAGGACGAGCGCCCCATCACCGTGGCCGAACTGGAGGAGGCGAGCCGCCACATAGAGGCTGCCCTAGACCGGGAGGACCCCATCCCGGGAAGCTACCGGCTTTTGGTGGAGTCCCCAGGGCCCAAAAGGCCCCTCTTCACCCGGCGGCACTTTGAGCGGTTCCAGGGCCTCAAGGCCAAGGTTCCGGGCCCCGGGGGGTTCACGGGGCGGATCCTCCGGGTGGAGGGGGAAGAGGTGGTCTTCCAGGTGGGCGACGAGGAGCGGCGCCTTAGGATCGGCACCTTCCGGGCCAACCTGGCGGAGTGGCCCGAGGAGCCCAGGTAA
- the nusA gene encoding transcription termination factor NusA, whose protein sequence is MNREFVEAMQHLALERGVSVEEILEAFKEALRKAYIKRQKGYKKEEIDQGKGPEVDVYIDPNSGRIEMVEVRRVVEKVTDPDKEIALAEALQYDPEVQVGDEMEFPINPEELSRMAIQDLRQILTQRLKESERNRIYNEYKDKEGQVLTGVVTRVDNWGNVFVDLGRGEAYLPKSEQIPTEKYHPGQRIKVYLKKVDKSAKGPSLLVSRAHERLLEHLLKQEVPEIAEGIVEIKAIAREPGRRSKVAVMSHNPNVDPIGACIGHKGQRIQAVSAELGREKVDIILWSKDPKEFIRNALSPAQVGSIELDPEAKKARVKVTKDQHSLAIGTGGQNVRLASKLTGYDIHFEEAEISDLDEALRRAAEEEAEARERKAREEFEKLFRDLG, encoded by the coding sequence ATGAACAGGGAGTTCGTGGAAGCCATGCAGCACCTGGCCCTGGAGCGCGGGGTCAGCGTGGAGGAGATCCTGGAGGCCTTCAAGGAGGCCCTGCGCAAGGCCTACATCAAGCGGCAGAAGGGCTACAAGAAGGAGGAGATTGACCAAGGGAAGGGCCCCGAGGTGGACGTCTACATTGACCCGAACTCGGGCCGCATTGAGATGGTGGAGGTCCGGCGGGTGGTGGAGAAGGTGACGGACCCCGACAAGGAGATCGCCCTCGCCGAGGCCCTCCAGTACGACCCCGAGGTCCAGGTGGGGGACGAGATGGAGTTCCCCATCAACCCGGAAGAGCTCTCCCGCATGGCCATCCAGGACCTGCGCCAGATCCTGACCCAGCGCCTCAAGGAGTCGGAGCGCAACCGGATCTACAACGAGTACAAGGACAAAGAGGGGCAGGTCCTCACCGGGGTGGTGACCCGGGTGGACAACTGGGGAAACGTCTTCGTGGACCTGGGCCGCGGGGAGGCCTACCTTCCCAAGAGCGAGCAGATCCCCACGGAGAAGTACCACCCCGGCCAGCGGATCAAGGTCTACCTGAAGAAGGTGGACAAGTCCGCCAAGGGCCCTTCCCTCCTGGTGAGCCGGGCCCACGAGAGGCTCCTGGAACACCTCCTCAAGCAGGAGGTGCCCGAGATCGCCGAGGGCATCGTGGAGATCAAGGCCATCGCCCGGGAGCCCGGAAGGCGGAGCAAGGTGGCGGTCATGAGCCACAACCCCAACGTGGACCCCATCGGGGCCTGCATCGGGCACAAGGGCCAGCGCATCCAGGCGGTCTCCGCCGAGCTCGGCCGGGAGAAGGTGGACATCATCCTCTGGTCCAAGGACCCCAAGGAGTTCATCCGGAACGCCCTCTCCCCCGCCCAGGTGGGCTCCATTGAGCTTGACCCCGAGGCGAAGAAGGCCCGGGTCAAGGTCACCAAGGACCAGCACTCCCTGGCCATCGGCACCGGGGGGCAGAACGTCCGCCTGGCCTCCAAGCTCACCGGCTACGACATCCACTTTGAGGAGGCGGAGATCTCCGACCTGGACGAGGCCCTGCGGCGCGCCGCCGAGGAGGAGGCCGAGGCCCGGGAAAGGAAGGCCCGCGAGGAGTTTGAGAAGCTCTTCCGTGACCTCGGATGA
- a CDS encoding YlxR family protein, protein MKHVPIRMCVACRRRRPKGELLRILATEEGFVIDPSGKRPGRGAYVCPDSPECRSEKRLRRFAGAKARALAEALAAYLGGEDGQSKDLPAG, encoded by the coding sequence ATGAAGCACGTCCCCATCCGCATGTGCGTGGCCTGCCGCCGAAGGCGGCCCAAGGGGGAGCTTCTCCGCATCCTGGCCACGGAGGAGGGCTTCGTCATCGACCCGAGCGGCAAGCGGCCGGGACGAGGGGCCTACGTCTGCCCCGACAGCCCCGAGTGCCGCTCGGAAAAACGGCTCCGGCGCTTCGCCGGGGCCAAGGCCAGGGCCTTGGCCGAGGCCCTGGCCGCTTACCTAGGAGGTGAGGATGGCCAAAGTAAGGATCTACCAGCTGGCTAA